AGGAGCGCGAGGTCACCCTCGACGTCGTCGTCTCGCAGGACGACGAGTCCTTCACCGCGAACGTCACCACGCCCGAGGACGAGACCGTCGAAGTCGGCGACGAGTTCATCTTAGAGACCGAGGAGGTCCTCTCGACGGTTCGCGTGACCAGCGTCGAACTCGAGGGCCACCGCCGGGTTGAGGAGGCACCGGTCGACGAGATCGCGACGGTCTGGTCCCGCGAGGTCGACAACGTCGCGGTCAACGTCACGGTTCACCCGCAGGACGGTCGACGGGACGACAGCCGCTCCATTACGGTCCACGTTCCCGGCGACTACGAGTTCGAGGTCGGCGCGGTTGAGGAGTTCGGCGACGACGAGATCGAGATCGACGCCTTCGTCGTCCGCGACGACGCGACGGGATACGATCGCGACCGCTACGAGATGGAGGGCGACACGGTCCTCGCGAAGGACGCCAAGCGCGTCTACGCCTACGATCAGACGACCAGCGCCTGGTCGGCCTGGTAACGCTCCGCTCAAGGATTCTCTTTTCGCGTGATCAGTCGTCAGCCTGTCCCGTCGTGACGGGCTGTGGGGACTGCGTCGTTGCTGTCGATGTGACGGCTGCGAGCCGATGCACGAGCGAACTACTCACGATCTGTTGTACAACGTGGAACGCGGTGATCCCGGCGACGATCGCGCCGCCGCCGAACATCGCGCCGACCATCACCGAGACGCTCAGATTCTTCATCGAACTCGAGAAGAGCACGCTGATACAGTCGTCACTGCGCAGCCCGCGGGCGTACAGGACGTACGCGAGGCCGGCGCTGAGCCCCAGTGCGGCCACCGCGAGGCCGCTCACGAACGCGAGTTCCAGCACGTCGATCGCGCCGCCCGACGCGCCGACGCCGGCGTAAATCAGGATTCCGATCGTCGCGAGGGAGAACGCGTCCAACCGATCGTCGGAGATGGCGTCGTCTGGAACGAAAACCGCGAGGAGTCCGCCGCCGAGGATGATCGCGCCGAGGTCGACGAGGATCTCGGACGCGGCGATATCGACCGTCGAGTCGGCGAACAGCGCGATGAGCGACGGCATCGCGAGCGGTGCGATGAGCAGCGAAACGAGGGCGATAACGGTCGCCAGCAGCGCGTTCCCGCCGCTCAAGCGCGTCCAGATGATCGAGCTACCGGCGGTCAGCGGCGCGGCGAGGACGATGAGGACGCCGAGCAAGAGGTCCCCCGACAGCACCGTTGCAGCGACCGGATACAGCGCGAGCGGCGTGAGCAGGTAGAGACAGCCGAGCGAGAGCACGACGGGCACCGACACATTTCGCCCCCGTCCCGTCAACGCAGCGGAGTCGAACCCGTAAAACGACGTGAAGATCAAACCGGCGACGAGAGCGGGGATGGTCGGTTGGAGCGGCGCAGCGAGTGTCGGAGCCACCACGCCAGCGAGCGTCGCAGCGAGAACGACGAGAAGCGACCGTTGCGATCGAACGACCTTCCGGAGTACATCCATATTGACCGATAGCAGCGAGTATTCGACAGGCCCGACATAGGTCTTCTCAACCCTGCGCGATCGCATTTTTGTGCTGTCATATTGCCGCGTCGCCACCGGACACTCGAGTTCGCGCCCAACACCCACTCGAGGACGGCGGGGCCGGCATTCGCGCCCACCATCCTATTGCGTGTGCTCCGCTAGACACGACCATGTTCGATCGGTTCCGCTCGAGCGCCGACGGCGACGCCGACTCCGACGACGGCGAGTACGAGGCCGCCCGCGAGCGCATGGTTCGAACCGTCGCCCACAGAGTCGCGGACGATCGGGTCCTCGAGGCCCTCGAGGACGTCCCGCGCCACGAGTTCGTCCCGCCGGATCGACGGGGCGAGGCCTACGCGGATCGCCCGCTGCCGATCGGGGACGGACAGACGATCAGCGCGCCCCACATGGTCGCGGTCATGGCCGACCGGCTCGACCTCGAGCCCGGCGACGAGGTCCTCGAGATCGGCACCGGCTGCGGCTACCACGCGGCCGTCACCGCCGAGATCGTCGGACCGGAGAACGTCTACAGCGTCGAGTACGGCGAGCAACTCGCCGAGCAGGCCCGAGCACGGCTCGAGGAAATCGGATACGGCGAGATCGACGTCCGCATCGGCGACGGCCGCAACGGTTGGGCGGAACAGGCCCCCTACGACGCGGCGTACTTCACCTGCGCGACGGCGGAACTTCCGGAGCCGGTCGTCGAACAAGTCCGCCCCGGCGGCCGCATCCTCGCACCCGTCGGGACCGGCCGCCAGACGCTCGTCCAGGCCGACAAGCGCGCGGACGGCTCGCTCGAGCGGACGGAACACGGCGGCGTCCGGTTCGTGCAGATGCGCGGCTGACGGGCTCGAGTTCGCGGTCGCCGACGCCTGTCGAGGGCCGAAACCGCACGAGAGAAGGCGGGTAGCGCAAGCGCGCCATTCATAACTGCCGATCGAATACCGCGAGTATGGACCCCGCGGTACTCCGGGAAGACATGGTCGACGGCCTCGAGTCCGCCGCGAAGGACGTCCTCCGGGACGAGGCCGTCGCCGTCGCCATGCGCGACGTGCCCCGCCACGAGTTCGTCGACGACGAGCGAGCGGCCTACGCCGATCGCGAGCACGAAGTCTTCGGCACCCGCGTGCTCGCACCGAGCACGGCCGCCCGCATGCTGCAGGCGCTCGACCTCGAGGAGGGTCACTCCGTACTGATCGTCGGCGCGGGCGTCGGCTACACGGCCGCCGTCGCTGCCGAACTCGCCGGCGAGGCGAACGTCCACGCGATCGACATCGCCCGCCCGCTCGTCTACGAAGCGCGGGGCAACCTCGCGTCGGCCGGCTACGAGGGCGTCCTCGTCGACCGCCGCGACGGCGCCGACGGCCTCCCCGAGTACGCCCCGTTCGACCGCATCCTGCTCGAGGCCGCGGCCGTCGACCCGCCGCGGGCGCTGCGCAAGCAACTGGCCGACGACGGCCGCCTCGTACTCCCGCGGGGCTCGCAGTCGCAACGTCTCGAGGTCGTGACGGCCGACGGCGATCGCGAGCGGCGCGGCCCCGTCGCCTTCGATCCGCTGCTCGTGGAGGGCGAACAGTCCGGCGCCGTCGAGCGCAATCGGACGGCCCGCGAGGACGTCGAGCACGCCCAGCGCCGCGCGGAGTCGCGCCGGGGCTGGGAACAGGACTGGATCGAGTGGGACGAAGCGATCGACTCGCAGTCACGGCCGCGGTAAGGCTCTAATCACAGTAGGCACTCGAAGTTGTCCGCTCACAGCACAGCTACCGCTCTCGAGAACAAGTCGCCCGAAGCAAGTGGGGGTGGGGGATTGGGGGTGGCGATAGCCTATCGCAGATCGCCATTTCTTCGTACGGGTTGATCGGGGTTAAATATAATTTCTATCTGTTTAGCGCCCTCGCGATTCCGGTACTAATTAACTAGAGTCGCCGTCGAACGCCAGCGAGACCAGCTTTCGCTGGGCCGCCCGCAGGTGGTAGTGGTACGTCGGCGCCGATACCGACAGCGTCGCAGCAAGATCCTCGCCGGTGGTCTCGCGGGGCCACTCGAAGAAGCCGCTGTAGTGGGCCGCCTGCAGCGCCTCGAGCTGTTTCTCGGTCAGCCGTTCCTCGATGTGGGTATCGAGTTGGCGCGCCGAGAGCGTGGTCGTCTCGCGGCGCGCCTCGAGTTCGGTCTCCGGATAGGTCTCGGCGATCGATTCGACGAGCGATCGCGGTTCGACGCGCTGGGGCACCTCGAGCGTCAGCGTCGTCGCACCGTCCTCGCCGATCGCGGTTCGTAGGGCGACGTCGTATCCCCGCAGAATCTCGAAGAACGGCGTCGGTTCGACGGTCACTTCGAACAGGGACTCGTCGTCGCCGTCGCTGACTTCCGAGACGCTCGTGACCGACGCTTTGTCCGCGACGAGCTCGGGTATCGCCGCCGTCGTCGGCGCGCTGACGAACGTCACGATCTCGTCGCCGCGGTCGATGACTCCCTCGAGCGCAACGGGACCGTCGACGCGCTCGGTGACGCGGTTGAGCAACATCCGCGGGTCCGTACACCGGAGTTCGAGTTCGAGCCGGCTGTCGGTCAGTAGCGCGCGCGTCCGCTCGACCGAGC
The DNA window shown above is from Halopiger xanaduensis SH-6 and carries:
- a CDS encoding HVO_0476 family zinc finger protein, whose translation is MSDTSSSEIPDRVPTPCPSCSPELETVHEVLTASEGGGTVTVRCSECGHVHKVQPEQEREVTLDVVVSQDDESFTANVTTPEDETVEVGDEFILETEEVLSTVRVTSVELEGHRRVEEAPVDEIATVWSREVDNVAVNVTVHPQDGRRDDSRSITVHVPGDYEFEVGAVEEFGDDEIEIDAFVVRDDATGYDRDRYEMEGDTVLAKDAKRVYAYDQTTSAWSAW
- a CDS encoding bile acid:sodium symporter family protein: MDVLRKVVRSQRSLLVVLAATLAGVVAPTLAAPLQPTIPALVAGLIFTSFYGFDSAALTGRGRNVSVPVVLSLGCLYLLTPLALYPVAATVLSGDLLLGVLIVLAAPLTAGSSIIWTRLSGGNALLATVIALVSLLIAPLAMPSLIALFADSTVDIAASEILVDLGAIILGGGLLAVFVPDDAISDDRLDAFSLATIGILIYAGVGASGGAIDVLELAFVSGLAVAALGLSAGLAYVLYARGLRSDDCISVLFSSSMKNLSVSVMVGAMFGGGAIVAGITAFHVVQQIVSSSLVHRLAAVTSTATTQSPQPVTTGQADD
- a CDS encoding protein-L-isoaspartate(D-aspartate) O-methyltransferase, coding for MFDRFRSSADGDADSDDGEYEAARERMVRTVAHRVADDRVLEALEDVPRHEFVPPDRRGEAYADRPLPIGDGQTISAPHMVAVMADRLDLEPGDEVLEIGTGCGYHAAVTAEIVGPENVYSVEYGEQLAEQARARLEEIGYGEIDVRIGDGRNGWAEQAPYDAAYFTCATAELPEPVVEQVRPGGRILAPVGTGRQTLVQADKRADGSLERTEHGGVRFVQMRG
- a CDS encoding protein-L-isoaspartate O-methyltransferase family protein; the protein is MDPAVLREDMVDGLESAAKDVLRDEAVAVAMRDVPRHEFVDDERAAYADREHEVFGTRVLAPSTAARMLQALDLEEGHSVLIVGAGVGYTAAVAAELAGEANVHAIDIARPLVYEARGNLASAGYEGVLVDRRDGADGLPEYAPFDRILLEAAAVDPPRALRKQLADDGRLVLPRGSQSQRLEVVTADGDRERRGPVAFDPLLVEGEQSGAVERNRTAREDVEHAQRRAESRRGWEQDWIEWDEAIDSQSRPR